From the genome of Verrucomicrobiia bacterium, one region includes:
- a CDS encoding sigma-70 family RNA polymerase sigma factor gives MLRVKEGDTAAFTVLIEKYKQPVMNLAWRILGDPTEAEDLAQNVFVQVWKSAGRYQATAKFSTWLFTIARNLCWNEIRRRTRHPADSLDQARTSDGEQLAMQIEDKRQSGVSDQLLRHELERKVEEAVAALPANQRTALALCQQDELSYEEIAAVLGCSLSATKSLIFRARETLKARLKPYLQTGAWEKMK, from the coding sequence ATGCTGCGCGTTAAAGAAGGTGATACGGCGGCCTTCACCGTTTTGATCGAGAAATACAAGCAACCCGTCATGAATCTGGCCTGGCGCATCCTCGGCGATCCCACTGAAGCCGAAGACCTCGCGCAAAATGTCTTCGTGCAAGTGTGGAAGTCGGCGGGGCGTTATCAAGCGACCGCCAAGTTTTCCACCTGGTTGTTCACCATTGCGCGCAATCTTTGCTGGAATGAAATTCGGCGGCGCACCCGGCATCCGGCAGACTCCTTGGATCAAGCCCGTACCTCGGACGGAGAACAACTGGCGATGCAAATCGAAGACAAACGTCAGTCAGGCGTTTCCGACCAGTTGCTGCGTCATGAACTGGAACGCAAAGTGGAGGAAGCGGTGGCCGCCTTGCCCGCAAATCAACGAACGGCCCTGGCTTTATGTCAACAGGACGAGCTGAGTTACGAGGAAATTGCCGCCGTGCTGGGCTGCTCACTATCGGCGACGAAATCATTGATTTTTCGCGCCCGGGAAACGCTCAAGGCGCGACTTAAGCCCTATCTGCAAACTGGTGCGTGGGAGAAAATGAAATGA
- a CDS encoding type II toxin-antitoxin system HicA family toxin, with protein sequence MARLPRLRGREVIASLRRVGFVVLRVRVSHHFMQHPDGRRTVVPVHAGETIGPGLLNKILKDVEMETEDFEGLL encoded by the coding sequence ATGGCACGTCTGCCGCGATTACGTGGGCGGGAAGTGATCGCCTCACTGCGCCGTGTCGGTTTTGTCGTATTGCGAGTGCGTGTCAGTCATCATTTCATGCAGCATCCTGACGGGCGACGGACGGTTGTGCCGGTTCACGCGGGTGAAACTATTGGTCCTGGATTGTTGAATAAAATACTCAAAGACGTAGAGATGGAGACGGAAGATTTTGAGGGATTATTGTGA
- a CDS encoding DEAD/DEAH box helicase, translating into MSFSSLGLSPSLLEGVKAMGYVEPTPIQLRAIPLVLAGQDVIGSAQTGTGKTAAFALPILSKLGNHQPQSRLLVLEPTRELAAQVETAIRDFARFTNLKVAVVFGGVGYGRQTEALKTGVDVIVATPGRLLDHLEHGNCKLNQIQHLVLDEADRMLDMGFLPDVRRIVEKCPRKRQTLLFSATIPPAIETLISWAMHQPQTVEIGLRRSPADTVKHVIYPVAETQKTDLLLALLDQVQYESVIIFCRTKHGADRVARTLKKSNYAVAVLHSNRTQREREQALDGFRSGKYEILVATDIAARGLDIEDVSHVINYDVPQHPEDYIHRIGRTGRAESRGEAFTIMVAEDAQAVAAIERFIAKKIARVKLEHFDYRYTALFESDKPGQPSGFPGRAIGVRVHGGYHFAPGGRRRRR; encoded by the coding sequence ATGTCGTTTAGTAGTTTAGGGTTGTCGCCGTCACTTCTCGAAGGCGTCAAGGCGATGGGATATGTGGAACCCACGCCGATTCAGCTTCGGGCCATTCCGTTGGTGCTGGCGGGACAGGATGTTATTGGCAGCGCGCAGACCGGCACCGGTAAAACGGCGGCCTTTGCGTTGCCCATTTTGTCCAAGCTCGGAAACCATCAACCCCAATCGCGGTTATTGGTGCTGGAACCCACGCGCGAACTCGCCGCCCAAGTGGAAACCGCCATCCGGGATTTTGCGCGATTCACCAATCTGAAAGTGGCGGTGGTTTTTGGCGGCGTGGGTTACGGGCGACAAACCGAAGCTTTGAAAACTGGCGTGGACGTAATCGTCGCTACGCCGGGACGGTTGCTGGATCACTTGGAACACGGCAATTGCAAGTTGAATCAGATTCAGCACCTCGTGCTGGATGAGGCGGATCGCATGTTGGACATGGGATTTTTGCCTGACGTGCGGCGCATCGTCGAGAAGTGTCCGCGAAAACGGCAGACGCTGTTGTTCTCCGCCACCATTCCGCCAGCGATTGAAACGCTGATCAGTTGGGCGATGCACCAGCCGCAGACCGTCGAGATTGGCCTGCGCCGTTCCCCGGCCGATACGGTCAAGCATGTCATCTATCCAGTGGCCGAAACGCAAAAAACCGATCTGTTGCTGGCGCTGTTGGATCAGGTGCAATACGAATCGGTCATTATATTTTGCCGCACCAAGCACGGAGCGGATCGCGTGGCGCGCACGCTCAAGAAAAGCAATTACGCCGTGGCGGTGCTACATTCCAATCGCACCCAGCGCGAGCGCGAACAGGCTCTGGATGGATTCCGCAGCGGCAAATATGAAATACTGGTGGCTACGGATATTGCCGCGCGGGGACTGGATATCGAGGATGTCAGTCACGTGATCAATTACGACGTGCCGCAACATCCGGAAGACTACATTCACCGGATTGGCCGCACCGGGCGGGCCGAGTCCCGGGGCGAAGCGTTTACCATCATGGTGGCGGAAGACGCGCAGGCGGTGGCCGCCATCGAACGGTTTATCGCGAAGAAAATCGCGCGGGTGAAACTGGAGCATTTTGATTACCGCTACACCGCGTTGTTTGAATCGGACAAGCCGGGGCAGCCCAGCGGTTTCCCCGGCCGGGCCATCGGCGTGCGCGTGCATGGAGGATATCACTTCGCGCCCGGCGGACGGCGGCGCCGTCGTTGA
- a CDS encoding DUF3106 domain-containing protein, translated as MKHIRHVLSWVGIGLAAVLHGFSAETNNPALQPPVPTVITRSPVESFRALLVMPAADRRAQLATRPPDVRERLLERIQEYQTLTPEERDLRLQVTELQWYFKLFARLPATNRTVHLQSLPEDLRNMVTVRLQQWDAMPANLQQMLLTNPVGAEYLAPNSRPDFPPNPVRSQLIARYNRLFELSDREKERIWTTLSTAEQRQMEKTLQAYEALTPAQRAHCLRSMAVLTSLSPAERQIFLKNAERWAQMKPSERQAWREVVSKAATLPALPLPPRPVPPLPTNARQTAPGFATNGG; from the coding sequence ATGAAACATATTCGCCACGTTTTGAGTTGGGTGGGGATTGGACTGGCGGCGGTTCTGCACGGGTTTAGCGCCGAGACCAACAACCCCGCGCTGCAACCGCCGGTGCCAACGGTCATCACGCGTTCGCCGGTGGAATCTTTTCGTGCGCTGTTGGTGATGCCCGCCGCGGATCGAAGAGCGCAACTCGCCACGCGGCCACCGGACGTCCGGGAGCGGCTGTTGGAGCGCATTCAAGAATACCAAACGCTCACTCCGGAGGAGCGCGATTTGCGGCTGCAGGTCACGGAGTTGCAATGGTATTTCAAGTTGTTCGCCCGCCTGCCCGCAACCAACCGAACGGTGCATTTGCAGAGTCTTCCCGAAGATTTGCGCAACATGGTCACGGTGCGATTACAACAGTGGGACGCCATGCCCGCCAACCTGCAGCAAATGTTGCTGACAAATCCCGTTGGCGCTGAATACCTCGCCCCAAATAGTCGCCCCGATTTCCCTCCCAATCCGGTGCGATCGCAATTGATCGCGCGCTATAATCGGTTGTTCGAACTCAGCGATCGGGAAAAGGAACGCATCTGGACGACACTCTCAACCGCTGAGCAGCGGCAGATGGAAAAGACTTTGCAGGCTTACGAGGCGCTGACGCCAGCGCAACGCGCACATTGCCTTCGATCAATGGCGGTGCTGACTTCGTTGAGTCCCGCCGAACGCCAGATCTTTCTGAAAAACGCCGAACGCTGGGCGCAGATGAAACCATCGGAGCGGCAGGCCTGGCGCGAGGTGGTCAGCAAGGCGGCAACCCTGCCCGCGCTTCCGCTCCCACCGAGACCAGTCCCGCCTTTGCCAACGAATGCGCGCCAGACGGCACCCGGCTTCGCCACGAACGGCGGTTAA
- a CDS encoding UPF0236 family protein yields the protein MEVQETQWRLGRRGRLLRPFCQRARVNPRGRSRRLQRALVDFGAEESFARAAQRVREHYGLDVTATAVRQHTLAHGARISALAVTPPKRAVRTLVTQLDGSLIPIMVPPTHSEDRRCGKQLIWREARLCLARPKDSATPCYGATLGSVTLAGAMWRATAQAAGLGARTHVHGVGDGAAWILTQFQEQFGAQGDYLLDFYHVSEYLAAAATVIHPKNPERWRRRQQSRLLENKVSAVLRALTAHLEPEGVPTAPVRAAYRYLSERRAHLDYAGARTAGLEIGSGEIESGHRHVIQQRLKLAGSWWKETNAEAMLGLRVARANQLWSRYWSTPKLGLN from the coding sequence GTGGAAGTCCAGGAGACGCAATGGCGGCTGGGCCGGCGCGGCCGGTTGTTGCGCCCCTTCTGCCAACGGGCCAGGGTGAATCCGCGCGGCCGTTCGCGGCGGTTGCAACGGGCGCTGGTGGATTTCGGGGCCGAGGAAAGTTTTGCCCGCGCCGCTCAACGCGTGCGGGAACACTACGGGCTGGACGTGACGGCCACAGCGGTGCGCCAGCACACCTTGGCGCACGGGGCGCGGATCAGCGCCTTGGCCGTCACGCCGCCCAAACGCGCGGTCCGCACGCTGGTCACGCAACTGGACGGCAGTCTGATTCCCATCATGGTGCCGCCCACCCACAGCGAAGATCGTCGCTGCGGCAAACAACTCATCTGGCGCGAAGCGCGTTTGTGTCTGGCTCGGCCCAAAGACTCGGCCACGCCCTGCTACGGCGCCACCTTGGGCAGCGTGACGCTGGCTGGCGCGATGTGGCGGGCCACGGCCCAAGCCGCCGGGCTGGGCGCACGCACGCACGTCCATGGGGTGGGCGACGGGGCGGCCTGGATTCTCACCCAGTTCCAGGAACAGTTCGGCGCGCAAGGTGATTACTTGTTGGACTTCTACCACGTGAGCGAATACCTCGCGGCGGCCGCGACGGTGATTCACCCCAAAAATCCCGAACGCTGGCGCCGCCGCCAACAAAGCCGGTTGCTGGAAAACAAGGTGTCGGCCGTGCTGCGGGCGTTGACTGCGCACCTCGAACCCGAAGGCGTGCCGACCGCGCCCGTGCGGGCGGCGTACCGCTACTTGAGCGAACGGCGGGCGCATCTGGACTATGCGGGCGCACGGACGGCGGGACTGGAGATCGGCTCCGGCGAGATTGAAAGCGGCCATCGGCATGTGATTCAACAACGGCTCAAACTGGCGGGCAGTTGGTGGAAGGAAACCAACGCCGAAGCCATGCTAGGCCTACGCGTGGCCCGCGCCAACCAACTCTGGTCGCGCTACTGGTCCACGCCAAAACTCGGCCTCAATTGA
- a CDS encoding NUDIX domain-containing protein, which yields MPHLHEKIDFTVAIFVVHDHKVLVVHHRKLNQWLPLGGHIELDEDPEQAARREAREESGLEVELLGERPPTTGPGTRALINARYLDIHRINATHEHIGMIYWARLKSGVTTLAPAEHHDIRWCSEADLELLQPPMSNAVKWYCQKAIAEISAQP from the coding sequence ATGCCACACCTTCACGAGAAGATTGATTTTACCGTGGCGATTTTTGTGGTTCACGACCACAAAGTGCTCGTGGTTCATCATCGCAAGTTGAATCAGTGGCTGCCGTTGGGCGGACATATTGAACTGGATGAAGATCCCGAGCAGGCGGCGCGGCGCGAAGCGCGCGAAGAGAGCGGCTTGGAAGTGGAATTACTGGGTGAGCGCCCGCCCACCACCGGTCCGGGGACGCGTGCGCTCATCAATGCCCGCTATCTGGATATTCATCGGATCAACGCCACGCACGAGCATATTGGCATGATTTATTGGGCGCGGCTCAAAAGTGGCGTTACCACGCTGGCCCCCGCGGAACATCACGACATTCGCTGGTGTTCGGAGGCGGACCTGGAGTTATTGCAGCCTCCGATGAGCAACGCGGTAAAATGGTACTGCCAAAAAGCGATTGCGGAAATTTCGGCGCAACCTTGA
- a CDS encoding gamma carbonic anhydrase family protein codes for MGKLERQLDTFLRQAPRLGRNVYIAKGAHVLGDVKIGAHSSVWFGAVLRGDINRIVVGHHSNIQDNAVLHLADDYPCLIGNYVTVGHSAVVHACRVGDEVLVGMGAIILDGAVVGRQSLIGAKALVKQGMKIPAGSLVLGAPAKVVRKLTPQERAGLKFWATKYVANSAYCLKHGINVGGPLPT; via the coding sequence ATGGGCAAATTGGAACGACAACTGGACACATTTCTGCGTCAAGCTCCGCGTTTGGGCCGAAATGTTTATATCGCCAAAGGCGCACACGTTCTGGGCGACGTAAAAATTGGCGCACATTCCAGTGTCTGGTTCGGCGCCGTGTTGCGAGGCGACATCAATCGCATTGTCGTCGGACATCACTCGAACATCCAAGACAATGCCGTGCTGCATCTGGCCGATGATTATCCGTGTCTTATTGGCAATTACGTCACGGTGGGTCATTCGGCCGTGGTCCACGCGTGCCGGGTTGGTGACGAAGTGTTGGTCGGCATGGGCGCGATTATTCTGGATGGAGCGGTGGTGGGACGGCAGTCGCTCATTGGCGCCAAGGCGCTGGTGAAGCAAGGCATGAAAATTCCAGCCGGATCGCTGGTGCTGGGCGCACCGGCCAAGGTGGTTCGGAAATTGACGCCACAAGAGCGGGCCGGTTTGAAATTTTGGGCGACAAAATACGTCGCCAACAGCGCCTATTGCCTGAAGCACGGCATCAACGTGGGCGGGCCGTTACCAACTTGA
- a CDS encoding MBL fold metallo-hydrolase, with amino-acid sequence MAKPSVRHPAPRKRLPKSFKDLTPAQHFNPTSFFHELIWKALLTRRYGEPQKPVFPALQPGQVAITWIGHASFLIQFTDMNVLVDPNFANWLFLLKRIKRSGLRLKDLPPIDLVLLSHAHFDHFHKPTLRRLSQPKIGIMPWGVGELAQNLGFERVIELDWWESFSQPDVKVTLTPSRHWGARVLHDHHRGYGGFVLEHQGRRIYHAGDTAYFDGFKEIGAKLQPDIALLPIGAYYPDSFRKVHMGPDEAVQAFIDLGSRWLIPMHYGAFKLSFEDLDEPPRWLRKLAAEQGISSKVQILNEGVPAVF; translated from the coding sequence ATGGCTAAACCTTCAGTCCGCCATCCTGCGCCTCGAAAGCGGCTGCCGAAATCATTTAAGGACCTCACTCCGGCGCAACATTTTAATCCCACCTCGTTCTTTCATGAACTGATCTGGAAGGCGCTGCTGACGCGGCGTTACGGCGAACCGCAAAAGCCCGTGTTTCCCGCGCTGCAACCGGGCCAGGTCGCCATTACCTGGATTGGTCACGCTTCTTTTTTAATTCAGTTTACCGATATGAACGTGTTGGTGGACCCGAATTTCGCCAACTGGCTGTTTTTGTTGAAACGCATCAAACGCTCGGGCTTGCGCCTAAAAGACCTGCCGCCAATTGATTTGGTGCTGCTGTCCCACGCCCATTTTGATCATTTCCACAAACCCACCCTCCGGCGCCTTTCGCAACCCAAAATCGGCATCATGCCTTGGGGCGTTGGCGAACTGGCGCAAAACCTTGGCTTCGAGCGCGTCATTGAACTCGATTGGTGGGAGAGCTTTAGCCAGCCCGATGTGAAAGTAACTCTGACACCGAGCCGGCATTGGGGCGCGCGAGTGCTGCACGATCACCATCGCGGTTATGGTGGCTTTGTGTTGGAACATCAGGGACGGCGGATTTACCACGCCGGCGACACCGCGTACTTTGACGGATTCAAGGAAATCGGCGCGAAATTACAACCCGACATCGCGCTGTTGCCGATTGGCGCTTATTACCCGGACAGCTTCCGCAAAGTCCACATGGGCCCGGACGAAGCGGTTCAAGCCTTCATTGACCTCGGCTCACGCTGGTTGATTCCGATGCACTATGGGGCTTTCAAACTTTCCTTTGAAGACCTGGACGAACCCCCGCGCTGGCTGAGGAAACTGGCCGCCGAGCAGGGAATCAGTTCCAAAGTTCAGATTCTCAATGAAGGCGTCCCGGCGGTGTTTTGA
- a CDS encoding CBS domain-containing protein — MNTQTKAMQGWEMTAEQRDLWERFQAAYNSIDRCLRKQQHSDGKKSFVALVKEHERTHRFGPEADYLRMAADLRNVLIHQQTKPHLHLAIPTRPIVERLESIGERIANPPKLLPTFQKSVEVLEPHVSLGHVLRLIAQREYSQFPVYEESRFRGLLTENGITRWLARHVNKELALVDLDEIPVKRVLPEEEKRPNWLFVGRDQAVDEVKVYFREKELLEAVLISQTGSRNEGLLGIVTRWDILHLH; from the coding sequence ATGAACACACAAACCAAAGCTATGCAGGGTTGGGAGATGACTGCGGAACAGCGCGATTTGTGGGAACGATTTCAAGCAGCCTACAATTCCATTGATCGGTGTCTGCGGAAACAACAGCACAGCGATGGCAAAAAGTCGTTCGTTGCTTTGGTCAAGGAACACGAGCGGACTCATCGTTTTGGCCCCGAGGCTGATTATCTGCGAATGGCAGCAGATTTACGCAACGTCCTCATCCATCAACAAACGAAACCGCATCTTCATTTGGCAATCCCGACCCGGCCGATAGTTGAACGGCTTGAATCAATTGGCGAGCGAATCGCCAATCCTCCGAAGTTGCTGCCCACATTTCAAAAGTCAGTTGAAGTGCTTGAACCGCACGTTTCGCTTGGGCACGTGCTGCGACTGATCGCGCAGCGAGAATATTCGCAGTTCCCAGTTTATGAAGAAAGCCGATTCCGCGGTCTGTTAACGGAGAATGGCATCACCCGTTGGCTCGCCCGCCACGTAAACAAGGAATTGGCGTTGGTGGATCTTGATGAAATCCCGGTGAAGCGGGTGTTACCGGAAGAAGAAAAGCGGCCTAACTGGCTGTTCGTCGGTCGAGATCAGGCGGTTGACGAGGTGAAGGTTTATTTCCGTGAGAAAGAACTGCTGGAGGCGGTTCTGATCTCGCAAACCGGCAGCCGAAACGAAGGCTTGTTGGGAATTGTGACTCGCTGGGACATTCTACATCTACACTAG
- a CDS encoding KamA family radical SAM protein, with product MHSDNKAPSDTSRPPATETEFLALKQFHPAGRGVWSEVSDQDWNDWKWQLRNRITTLAQLQKLLPTLTPEELAGTQLVNHKLALAITPYFFNLIDPTDENCPIRRQIVPRIEETHTASWEMSDPCGEDSHSPVPGLVHRYPDRVLFLVTDRCASYCRYCTRSRLVSNASGYDFHPEFDRQIAYIESHPEIRDVLMSGGDPLLFSDEKIEYLLHRLRSIPHVEFLRIGTRIPIFLPQRITPELCAMLKQFHPLFISIHSNHPRELTTEVRAALERLADAGIPLGNQSVLLSQVNDDITTMRALVHKLLMCRVKPYYLYQCDLIKGSAHLRASVEKGLQIIEQLRGHTSGYAVPTYVIDAPGGGGKVPLSPGYVLTRDTDRVVIRNYEGKIFEYPEVKEAAVATEALAQPRPA from the coding sequence ATGCATAGTGACAATAAGGCTCCGTCTGATACTTCGAGACCGCCCGCTACTGAAACCGAGTTTTTAGCACTGAAACAATTCCATCCAGCCGGACGCGGCGTTTGGTCGGAGGTCTCCGACCAGGACTGGAACGACTGGAAATGGCAGTTGCGCAACCGGATCACCACGCTCGCGCAGTTGCAAAAACTGCTGCCCACGCTCACGCCCGAAGAACTGGCCGGAACGCAACTGGTCAATCACAAGCTGGCGCTGGCCATCACGCCGTACTTTTTCAATTTGATTGATCCGACGGATGAAAATTGTCCGATCCGCCGGCAGATCGTGCCGCGCATTGAAGAAACGCACACCGCCTCCTGGGAGATGAGCGATCCGTGCGGTGAAGATTCACATTCCCCCGTGCCGGGCTTGGTGCATCGTTATCCGGACCGCGTGCTGTTTCTGGTCACGGACCGATGCGCTTCCTATTGCCGGTATTGCACGCGGTCACGGCTGGTCAGCAACGCTTCGGGTTACGATTTTCATCCTGAGTTTGACCGACAAATCGCCTACATCGAAAGCCATCCGGAAATTCGCGACGTGCTGATGAGCGGTGGTGACCCCCTGTTGTTCAGCGACGAAAAGATCGAGTATTTGCTCCATCGGCTGCGCTCCATCCCGCACGTGGAATTTCTGCGCATCGGCACCCGCATACCGATTTTTCTGCCGCAACGCATCACCCCCGAGTTGTGTGCGATGCTGAAACAGTTTCATCCACTTTTCATCAGCATTCACTCGAACCATCCGCGCGAACTGACCACGGAAGTGCGCGCCGCCTTGGAACGCCTGGCGGACGCGGGCATTCCGTTGGGCAATCAATCGGTGCTGCTGAGCCAGGTAAATGATGACATCACCACGATGCGGGCCTTGGTCCACAAGTTACTCATGTGCCGGGTGAAACCGTATTACCTTTACCAATGTGACTTGATCAAAGGCTCGGCGCATCTGCGCGCGAGTGTGGAGAAGGGGTTGCAGATTATTGAGCAGTTACGGGGGCACACCAGCGGTTACGCGGTGCCGACCTATGTTATTGACGCGCCCGGCGGCGGCGGCAAGGTGCCGTTAAGCCCCGGTTACGTGTTGACCCGCGATACGGATCGGGTGGTCATCCGCAATTACGAAGGTAAAATCTTCGAGTATCCCGAGGTTAAAGAAGCGGCAGTTGCCACCGAAGCCCTGGCCCAGCCCCGACCGGCGTAA
- a CDS encoding M42 family metallopeptidase: MREASLNFLRTLVNTPSPVGHETRGQRVWLDYAKKYADETHSDAYGNCVAVLNKGGGPRIMLAGHADEIAMSVNYIDENGFIYVRRMGGVDAAITKAQRVTIHAKSGPVRGVVGNVAPHLTKSDGDPKPPKIHDLFIDIGVKSREAAEQCVRIGDPITLVDEFELLRNDLAIARAFDNRIGTWAVIEALRLLKDSARNLKAEVCAVSNVQEEVGLLGARQIAYSLHPDVAVVVDVTHATDYPTVNKAQHGDVKIGAGPTLTHGGCNHPEVVARLESVAAKEKISLQHEAMSSTSGTDTDAIFWTRGGIASALVSLPNRYMHSPVELISLKDLEQIPRLLAAFALSVKKGEQFKVKI; this comes from the coding sequence ATGCGTGAAGCTTCATTGAACTTTCTTCGAACCCTGGTCAACACTCCCAGTCCGGTCGGACACGAAACGCGTGGTCAGCGGGTCTGGCTTGATTATGCCAAAAAATACGCGGATGAAACCCACTCCGATGCTTATGGCAACTGCGTCGCGGTGCTGAATAAAGGCGGCGGTCCGCGGATCATGCTGGCCGGGCACGCTGACGAAATCGCCATGTCGGTGAATTACATTGATGAGAACGGTTTCATCTACGTGCGGCGCATGGGCGGGGTGGACGCGGCGATCACCAAGGCGCAACGCGTTACCATTCACGCCAAATCCGGTCCGGTGCGCGGTGTGGTCGGAAATGTCGCGCCGCACCTGACCAAATCGGATGGCGATCCCAAGCCGCCCAAAATCCACGACTTGTTCATTGATATCGGCGTCAAGTCTCGTGAAGCCGCGGAACAGTGCGTTCGCATCGGCGACCCCATCACGCTTGTGGACGAATTTGAGTTGTTGCGTAACGACCTCGCAATTGCCCGCGCTTTCGATAACCGCATCGGCACCTGGGCCGTCATCGAGGCGCTGCGTTTGCTGAAAGACTCGGCGCGCAACCTCAAAGCCGAAGTCTGCGCGGTTTCCAACGTGCAGGAAGAAGTTGGTTTGCTGGGAGCGCGCCAAATCGCTTACTCCCTGCACCCTGACGTCGCGGTGGTGGTGGATGTGACGCACGCCACGGATTATCCCACCGTCAACAAGGCGCAACACGGCGACGTTAAAATCGGCGCCGGACCGACGTTGACCCACGGCGGCTGTAATCATCCCGAAGTGGTCGCCCGCTTGGAAAGCGTGGCGGCTAAAGAAAAAATTTCCCTGCAACACGAAGCCATGTCGAGCACCAGCGGCACGGATACCGACGCCATTTTCTGGACGCGCGGCGGCATTGCCAGCGCCCTGGTCAGCCTGCCCAATCGCTACATGCACTCTCCGGTGGAGTTGATCAGCTTGAAGGATTTGGAACAAATCCCCCGGTTGCTCGCGGCGTTTGCGCTATCCGTGAAAAAAGGAGAGCAGTTTAAGGTGAAGATTTGA
- a CDS encoding type II toxin-antitoxin system HicB family antitoxin, which translates to MRKSKKQEFSVIVERDREGYYVASVPELPGCHTQARSLDKLIERVREAIELCLEVEQDTPITTEFVGVQRIVV; encoded by the coding sequence ATGCGAAAATCGAAGAAGCAGGAGTTTAGCGTCATCGTTGAGCGGGACAGGGAGGGTTACTATGTTGCCAGTGTTCCTGAATTGCCGGGTTGTCATACGCAGGCACGCTCCCTCGACAAGCTTATTGAACGGGTTCGCGAGGCCATCGAGTTGTGTCTGGAAGTTGAGCAGGATACACCGATCACCACCGAGTTTGTTGGTGTGCAGCGCATTGTGGTTTGA
- a CDS encoding zinc ribbon domain-containing protein produces the protein MRTCHARAMPIYEFACPQCRKIYSFLSKRLNPTRQPVCPKCGCKKLKKEISRFALTQGLREPGPVSGEPGDGSAEPNWEDPRLERAMMEMERDMAHLDENNPKHLAHMMRKMKELMPAAAVPKEMDVVLKRLEAGEDPEKIEADMGDILEDFMGGPDAPGGGGGGAYTKDPGLYDY, from the coding sequence TTGCGAACCTGTCATGCTCGCGCCATGCCGATTTACGAATTTGCGTGTCCCCAATGCCGGAAGATCTACAGCTTCCTGTCGAAGCGGTTGAATCCCACGCGCCAACCGGTCTGTCCGAAGTGCGGTTGCAAAAAATTGAAGAAGGAGATCAGCCGGTTTGCCCTTACGCAGGGATTGCGAGAACCTGGGCCGGTTTCCGGCGAACCGGGCGACGGTTCGGCTGAGCCAAATTGGGAGGACCCACGTCTGGAGCGCGCCATGATGGAGATGGAACGCGACATGGCGCATCTGGATGAAAATAACCCGAAACATCTGGCGCACATGATGCGCAAGATGAAGGAGCTGATGCCCGCCGCCGCCGTGCCGAAGGAAATGGACGTGGTATTGAAACGGCTGGAAGCCGGTGAAGACCCGGAAAAAATTGAAGCCGACATGGGCGATATTCTGGAAGATTTCATGGGCGGGCCTGACGCTCCGGGCGGCGGTGGTGGTGGCGCTTACACGAAGGATCCCGGACTTTACGATTATTAA
- a CDS encoding zinc ribbon domain-containing protein: MPTYQYQCSKCGREFEVRQSMKDKPLTKCQLPVGRTKKKCGGRVHRLIGAGAGLIFKGSGFYITDYRSEGYKQAAKKETEARSAATNGASKTTTKSESAPAQPAAKS; this comes from the coding sequence ATGCCTACGTATCAATACCAATGCAGTAAATGCGGCCGCGAATTTGAAGTGCGGCAATCCATGAAGGACAAACCGCTGACGAAATGCCAATTGCCCGTGGGGCGCACCAAAAAGAAATGCGGGGGTCGCGTCCATCGCCTGATCGGCGCCGGGGCCGGCTTGATTTTCAAAGGCAGCGGTTTCTACATCACCGATTATCGCAGCGAAGGCTACAAGCAAGCGGCCAAGAAAGAGACCGAAGCCAGGTCCGCCGCGACAAACGGAGCGAGCAAGACGACGACAAAGTCCGAAAGCGCCCCGGCCCAGCCCGCCGCGAAAAGCTGA